In a single window of the Cydia amplana chromosome 4, ilCydAmpl1.1, whole genome shotgun sequence genome:
- the LOC134647321 gene encoding ionotropic receptor 21a has translation MRFLAIAFFNSILLHYVISQEIEYYPSQASSFAGELVSELKSEPYKHKHDMYKREAQWRKFNNKYDPELTKNKTQKRAVDPVFHGNPKTREELWNERIINESLAYDQTPSLISLIHNITLTYLNDCIPIILYDSQVKSKESYLFQNLFKDFPIAYVHGYINEDNELAEPKLVRATKECLHFIAFLSDVTNSAKILGKQAESKVVIIARSSQWAVQEFLAGPQSRLFINLIVIGQSFKDGDDDALEAPYILYTHKLYTDGLGASRPVVLNSWSHGKFSRQVNLFPRKMTEGYAGHRFVVAAANQPPYVFRTIKTDADGGNPRVVWDGIEIRLLTLLSQRNNFSIEIKEPQEPHLGPGESVLKEITGGRADIGVAGIYLTSDRIRDTDMSFFHSSDCAVFVTLMSTALPRYRAILGPFHWTVWLALTLTYLFGIFPLAFSDKHTLRHLLHNSGEVENMFWYVFGTFTNCFTFVGKNSWSKTTKITTRLLIGWYWLFTIIITSCYTGSIIAFVTLPVFPETVDSIQQLLDGFYRVGTLDRGGWERWFLNSSDPKTNKLLKKLQLVGDVPSGIRNTTKTFFLLPFAFLGSRAELEYIIQSNFTKTKKSKKAQLHISNECFVPFGVSLTFPNNSLYSSKLSGDIARIVQSGLIDKIENEVKWEMQRTPSGKYLSAGSGTLKLGAITEKGLTLADTQGMFLLLAAGFLLAAAALISEWMGGCSRKCRPQKKEDAPSSAHSREHLIPTPKSDVDSEIKIISDSAESRFRLNPRPDSEDSRDSLEGAIINVTEESILIHNNFHGSTDCWDSRRSSSVDIDREVQEIFEKDEKRRRIKSGTVPLTANQREATASKGAFGDHLSDH, from the exons ATGAGGTTTTTGGCAATCGCGTTCTTTAATTCTATTTTACTCCATTACGTCATAAGTCAAGAAATCGAGTATTATCCTTCGCAAGCTTCTTCATTTGCAGGAGAGTTAGTTTCTGAATTAAAGTCGGAGCCTTATAAACATAAGCATGATATGTATAAAAGAGAAGCACAATGGAGaaaatttaataacaaatacgATCCAGagttaacaaaaaacaaaactCAAAAGAGAGCAGTAGACCCAGTATTTCATGGAAATCCAAAGACCAGAGAAGAATTATGGAACGAACGCATTATCAACGAAAGTTTGGCCTACGATCAAACCCCTTCTTTGATAAGTCTTATACACAATATAACGTTAACTTATCTAAATGACTGTATCCCTATAATTCTTTATGACAGTCAAGTAAAGTCAAAGGAAAGTTATTTGTTTCAGAACTTGTTTAAAGATTTCCCGATAGCATATGTCCATGGGTACATTAATGAGGACAATGAATTAGCAGAACCTAAACTTGTACGTGCTACAAAAGAGTGTCTCCATTTTATTGCTTTCTTGTCTGACGTGACGAATAGTGCTAAGATACTGGGGAAGCAGGCGGAAAGCAAAGTGGTCATAATTGCCAGGTCCTCGCAATGGGCCGTGCAGGAGTTCCTAGCTGGGCCACAATCTAGGTTATTTATCAATTTAATTGTCATTGGGCAGAGTTTTAAAGATGGCGATGATGATGCACTA GAAGCGCCTTACATTTTATACACCCACAAGCTGTACACCGACGGTCTCGGAGCCAGTCGACCCGTAGTGTTAAACTCGTGGTCCCACGGCAAGTTCTCCAGGCAGGTCAATCTGTTCCCCCGCAAGATGACAGAGGGCTATGCGGGGCACAGATTTGTGGTCGCTGCTGCTAACCAACCGCCTTATGTCTTCCGAAC TATAAAAACGGATGCCGATGGTGGCAACCCAAGAGTCGTGTGGGATGGAATTGAAATAAGGCTCCTCACATTGTTGTCTCAAAGAAATAACTTTTCCATAGAAATAAAGGAACCTCAAGAACCACATTTGGG ACCTGGTGAGTCAGTGCTGAAAGAAATCACAGGTGGCAGAGCTGACATAGGGGTTGCTGGTATTTATCTGACAAGTGACCGAATCAGAGATACGGATATGagcttttttcattcatctgaTTGCGCCGTCTTTGTCACCCTCATGTCCACAGCCCTACCAAG ataTCGAGCCATTTTAGGTCCTTTTCACTGGACTGTCTGGCTGGCACTTACATTAACATACCTCTTTGGCATCTTCCCTTTAGCGTTCTCAGACAAACATACTTTAAGACACTTGTTACACAACAGCGGTGAAGTTGAGAATATGTTTTGGTATGTTTTTGGGACATTTACCAACTGTTTCACTTTTGTTGGGAAGAACTCTTGGAGCAAAACTACGAAGATAACAACGAGGCTATTGATCG GTTGGTACTGGTTGTTCACAATAATCATCACAAGTTGCTACACCGGTTCCATTATAGCCTTCGTCACCTTGCCCGTGTTTCCGGAGACGGTAGATAGCATTCAACAATTATTGGATGGATTTTATCGAGTTGGAACTTTAG ATCGCGGCGGTTGGGAAAGATGGTTCCTCAATTCCTCGGAccctaaaacaaataaactgCTCAAAAAACTGCAACTAGTCGGCGACGTACCTTCGGGAATCAGGAATACAACCAAAACATTCTTCTTGCTGCCTTTTGCCTTTTTAGGATCTAGGGCAGAACTGGAATACATCATTCAGTCAAATTTTACTAAAACCAAAAA AAGCAAAAAGGCCCAGCTTCATATTTCCAATGAATGCTTCGTACCGTTTGGAGTATCTTTGACGTTTCCTAATAACTCCCTATACTCATCCAAGCTTAGCGGTGATATCGCAAGAATAGTGCAGAGTGGTCTAATTGACAAGATTGAGAATGAGGTGAAGTGGGAAATGCAGCGAACGCCATCGGGGAAATATTTATCT gCAGGGTCAGGTACGTTGAAGCTAGGGGCAATAACAGAAAAGGGACTAACTTTAGCAGACACCCAGGGAATGTTTCTCCTTCTGGCCGCTGGTTTCCTCCTCGCAGCTGCCGCATTGATCTCCGAATGGATGGGTGGCTGTTCCCGAAAATGCCGACCACAAAAGAAGGAAGATGCACCCTCTAGTGCTCACTCCAGAGAGCATCTGATACCCACACCGAAATCTGACGTTGAttcagaaataaaaataatttcggaTAGTGCTGAGAGCAGATTCCGTCTTAATCCGAGACCCGACAGTGAAGACTCTAGAGATAGTTTGGAAGGAGCTATTATAAATGTTACTGAGGAGAGTATTTTAATCCACAACAATTTTCATGGTTCCACTGATTGTTGGGATTCAAGACGATCGAGCTCTGTTGACATTGATAGAGAAGttcaagagatttttgaaaagGATGAAAAGAGACGAAGAATTAAATCTGGAACAGTTCCTTTGACGGCTAATCAAAGGGAGGCCACTGCTTCCAAGGGAGCTTTCGGTGATCATTTATCTGACCATTAG